The sequence TCCTACCATTGATAAAGGCGATAGCCCCAAAGCTTGAGCACCTAAGGAAAATAGTCGTTATGCATGATGGTGAGGAACCAATAAAGATTGAACGCATTGGCAATGCTGAGGTATACGATTATGAGGAGTTAATGAAGGAGGCCAGGGAATTCAACTACCCGGAGGAGCTTGATGAGAGGACTGTCATGGTGATGATGTACACCTCAGGCACCACAGGGTTGCCCAAGGCAACGATATTTAGGCATAGGGAGATAGTACTGCATGCAATCGCTGTATTGATAATCGCAGTGTGGAATTGGTACCCAGCGCATTACCTAAGGTTCACTAGGAATGCCTATAACCCACTCGGTGAACCATCACTCCTCCTTGTACCGTTCTACCACGTGCTCGGTTGGGGAGCGCCGTACTACAACATCATGGGTGGTACACCGAAGATAGTACTGCCGGGTAGGTATGAGTGGAACCACATCATTAGGTTGATTAAGGAGGAAAAGGTAAAGAATGCGGCTGGCGTACCAACAATGCTATACCTAATGTTAAACAGTCCCGAGCTCAAGGACGTGGACCTAAGGGGATTCCTATGGAGTCTTGGTGGTGCGGCGGTCACCAAGGGGTTGATTGAGGAGGCCAGGAAGAGGGGCGTGATATTGACTAATGGTTACGGATTGACGGAGACGGCACCGGTCGTTATAGCGCCTGCACTATCGCCGGACCTAGTAATGAGCCTAAGCGAGGAGGAACTACAGGAATTAGTGGTCAATAGCATTGGAAAGCCCCTACCATTTGTCCAGGCCAGGGTGGTTGATGAGGAAGGTAGGGATGTGCCTAAGGATGGAAAAACCGTGGGCGAGCTGGTGCTGAGGGCTCCCTGGATAACCCTGGGCTATTACGGAGACCCAGAGAAAACAAGGGCTGCCTTCAAGGATGTTTGGTTCCACACCGGTGACTTGGCAACGTGGGATGAGAGGGGGTTCATATACATCGTAGATAGGGCTAAGGACGTTATCAAGAGTGGCGGTGAGTGGATATCAAGCCTTAAACTTGAGAGCTTAATATCACTTCACCCAGCGGTTGCGGAGGTGGCGGTCATAGGCGCTACGCATGAGAAGTGGGGTGAGAGGCCCGTGGCCATTGTCGTGCTGAGGCCGGAATTCGAGGACAGGGTTAAGGAGGAGGATATCATAAATCACGTGAGAGCATTCGTTGATGAGGGCGTTATACCGAAGTGGTGGGTGCCTGACAAGGTGATATTCGTTGATGAGCTTCCAAAGACTGGCGCGGCCAAGATCGATAAGAAGGTGCTTAGGGATAGATATAGGGATGTATTGATTAAGCGGTGAAAATAATTATTCTCATTAAGAATTAAAAATAAATTTATTCCTATTAATCAGGTAATTTATGGGAAAGGCATACATAACGGGCTTTCACCAGGTAATTGAGAAGGAGAGCAGGAGAAGCTTCTTTGAATTGATTGGCGAGACCGTACAAAGGACGCTTGAGATGGGTGGTATCAGTATTGATGAGGCGGATGGGTTGGGCATTGTTCACACCACCGCGGTTGATGAAAGGCCGATCAGGATAATGCTCGCCAACCAAGTCGCCAATTATCTGGGCATTGGGAGGCTTAGGTACATTGACGTGGCCGAGTTTGGCGGTGCCTCATTCAATGCCCTTGTTTATCGGGCCGTTAAGGCAGTGGAGAATGGGCTTGCGAGGGCTGTCTTGGTAATTGGCGGTGGCAAGAGTAGCGTATTTAGGAGGAGGGGCATTGATGAGGGTCTTGTGGCTAGGAACTACGTAAGTACCCACAGGGTTATTGAGTTCCTACCAACCAGTGACTACGCCATGGTGGCCTTGAGGTACTCACACGTGTATAACGCCACTGATGAGGGCAGGGCAATGATCGCCGTCAGGGAGAGGGCCAATGCTAGGTATAATAAGGATGCAATATTCAGGGAGCCGATAAGTGTTGCCGATGTATTGAACTCACCAATGGTGAGTTACCCACTGAGGCTACTGGAGGTTGTGATGCCTGTGGATGGTATGTCGACTTTCCTAATCGTTAATGAGAGCTTGGCTGGGAAGTCGAAGATCACGCCCACCTCTATCCTTGGCTATGGCGAGGCCCACGATCCAAGCCCACTCTTTGATAGGGATGACATCTTGAATACGGTTATCCCAATAAGCGCAGGCAAGGCGCTTAGCGAGGCCAACATTGGCATAAACGATATTGACCTATTCATGCTTTACGACGCATACACAATAATGATCGTGCTGGAGCTAGAGGGTATTGGCTTGGCCGAGAAGGGTTTGGGTTGGCGGTTCGCGGAGGATCATGATTTCTCGCCATCGTCAACATACCCAATAAACGTTAATGGCGGTTCCCTAAACACCGGACAACCAGCGTACATGAGCGGCGGCGTGATACTTACAGAGGCATTAACCCAACTGTCCGGCATGGCCGGTGAAAGGCAGGTTAAGGGAGCCCGTAGGGCACTTGTCAATGCAATTGGCGGCATACTTAATCACTCAACAACCTTGGTCCTTGGTGTTTAGTATGGAACTCGAAGAATTACTGAAGGAGTACAATAGAATCTATGAAAATGGGTTAGTGCCAATAACACGGTGCAGGGCATGTGGCTATAAGTTCCACATGCCAAGGACCAGGTGTCCCAGGTGCGGCTCAACGAACCTGGAGGTTATTGGCTACGGCGAGGGCACCATCTACTCATACACAATAATAGAGAGGGGATTGCCAACAAAGACAATAGTCGTTCTCGTGGACTTCGATGGAGCCAAGGTTAAGGCGAATTACGTTGGTGATTTGAATGCGCTGAGGATAGGGGCTAGGGTCAGGGTTGTTAGGAGGGATGGTAATATATACTTTACAAATTATTAAATAGCAATACATTTATTATATATGAAAATATATTAAGAGTAAAAATACACCTAATATTTACATTTACGGGTACTTCTACTGATTATATGGTCGAGAGAATTCTCATAGTTGGATTTGGGACCATGGGGAGCGGTATAGCCGAGGTCTTTGCCATGAATGGCTTTGAGGTAAATGTCTATGATGCTTACAGGGACGTGATACCCAAGAGCCTTGAGGGTATTAGGTGGAGCCTTGGTAAGCTACGTGAGAAGGGCTCTCTTCGTGAGGACGTTGATACCGTCATGAAGAGGATTCATGTGTTTGATAATCTGGGTAATGCGGCCAGGGGTGTTGATTTGGTAATTGAGGCTGTGTTCGAGGATCCAAAGGTTAAGCACCAGGTGTATAGGGAGTTGGAGGGTTACGTCGGTAAGGACGTAATAATAGCGAGCAACACAAGCGGTATACCAATAACCTACTTGCAATCGGTGCTTCAGTATAAGGGTAGATTCGCGGGCTTCCACTGGTTTAATCCGCCGGTTCTCATGAGGCTTGTGGAAGTTATAAAGGGCAGGGATACCAGTGATGAGACGGCCGGCGCACTCATGGACCTGGCAAGGAGGGTTGGTAAGGAGCCTATTCTCGTTAGGCGCGATGTAAGGGGTTTCATAGCCAATAGGGTGTTTGGTGTACTGAGTACGCAGGTCTTCATACTATATATGCGGGGCATCTATGACTATAGGGCGATGGACTCGGCGTTGATCTATAGACTTGGACTCCCCATGGGCGTCTTCGCACTCACGGACTTCACCGGGGGAATAAAGCTAAGTTATGAGAGTAGGAACCTATTTGAGGAGATAGATAGGGTGGCGCCTGAGACCGAGTCATCCAAGGGGCTGGCTAAGGCAAGAACGTTTGTGTTCAGCCTAATTGAGAAAATGTACAGGGAGGGTAGGATAGGCATAAGGACTGGGAAGGGGTTCTATGAATACCCGGAGCCGGGCAGGTGGGTTAGGCCGGATATACCGAGGGAATTGGCTGACAGGGTGAATTTACTGGACCTGCTGGCGCCCATGGTCAACGAATCACTAAGAATGGAGAGGCTGGGTATATGCACCAGGGGTGATATAGACAAGGCACTAAAGCTTGGCTATAACTGGCCAAAGGGCTTATTTGAAATATACGGCAGGGACTTCACTGCAACGGATGTGGTGAATACGCTTAGGAGGATGAGCGACTTGATCCCAGACCTAAGGGAGTTCTATGAACCAGACCCGGCACTACTAAATGAGGCTAAGTGATCGTTGGCCCTAAACAGAGTCAAAATTGTAACCCATCACGCGTTTATATCCCTTTCATCCCTAACCACTGTAGGATTAACGTGGGCGTTTCCTCCCAGGTACTTAACCGCCAGATTAATTATGAATTGGGCGGAATTAACTAGCCTATCTTCATCGATGCCGGGCACTCCAGCGGTTACGATTAAGACATTCCTCGTCTCAGGCCTCATCTTGGTGGTCTCGGAATCCCTATAGGGATACACATGCAGTATTAGGCCATCCACCGTCGAGAGTATGATCTGGTTGCTGGTTAAGGATTTCCGTGGTGAGCCGATTGGGTTGAAGACCTCGCCATCCCTGGCATAACTAATGACCAAGTCTCTACCACCAAAACTATCGATGTCGTAAAGCCCAATGGGCACGAGGTACTTTATACTCGCCGCATTACCAATATCAACCATTGGGTTGATCCTCGGCAAATCCTCACCCCTAAGAACCCTCCTAAGCAAAGCCTCCTGGGCAGGCCTCTGCTTTGTCGGGTCTATACCAAGCTCGTGCCAGTAGAAGTCCCTGTAATACCTGATGATTGGGTCATCCTTGAGACTATCAAGGCTATACCTAGACCTAACTTCCCTGACCGTATCATCAATCACACTCAACAACCCACCCGGGTACTCGCTGTTCCTAACATTACGAACAACGCCCACGCCAACGAAGACCTTACCCCTGAGCCTAACATCTATCGAGAATCTCACAGAAAACATGCGGGTACATTAATATTAAGTTTTACCGGTGAAGTCAGCTCTGGTGCCACTCCTCACTACTCAGAAATACCAGTCATCATCACCATAAATTCATTGGTCAAGGAAGCTTTTAATACCTACCTCAACGCATTAAATGCGGTGATGACCACCTCGACCCCTGAACAGTGAAGAATGGTATTACGACTGATCAAGCCCAATACTCAACAAGGCTAACCTTACGCCTAACCACGGCGCCACAATTAGGGCACTGAAGCAACTCCCCACTCTTCCACTTTAACGGATGGCCACACCTAGGGCACTTGGCATAAACCACGCCAAGCTGCGCATCCCTTAAAGTCAATGTGTAAGGTGGGTCCTTCGATATCACCCTGGCCCTAACTATATCGCCAATGCCGAGAACCTCACTGGCACTGCCGTTCCTCCCATTCAACAGTTGAGATGGCGGTATTATACCCGTCGCGTCATCCTTTAGCACTGTCCTGCTACCATTATTCTCAACACCGATTATCTTCACAATGACGACCCTATCATTTGGTATCGCCACAACCTTACCATAAACAACATCGTTCACCCTCAACAACAAATTACTACCCCTTATGGGTTTAACACTGATCACATGCTCCTTATCATTACGTATGACCACCCCCATGACCTGAGCCCTTAATTTACCATCCACACCAACCTCCACGTTCTCCCCAGGCAGGTATTCCTCAGCAATACCAACAACATCTCCTGGAACAACAACCTCCTTACTCATGGCTCATCCACCACCCAAACCCTGACTTACAGTCCTTGACTAGTGAGCACGAAACCCTTTATAAACCTATACCCTAAGAACCATTGTGGCCAAGATACTCGTAACAAACGACGACGGTATATACAGCCCAGGGCTCAGGATGCTGTATGAATACGTAAAGGACCTAGGCGAGGTATATGTCGTTGCACCGGAGACCCCCAAATCGGCCTCCGGCCTCGGCATAACGCTTCACAAGCCTCTTAGGGTCTCGGTGATGGACCTATGCGGCTTTAAGGTATATGCGACATCCGGTACGCCCTCCGACACGATATACTTAGCGGCCTTGGAAATAACGGGTAATGTCGACCTCGTCCTCTCGGGTATAAACATTGGTGATAACACGTCAATGCAGGTAATACTATCGTCAGGAACCCTCGGCGCCGCATTCCAGGCGGCACTGCTTGGTATCCCGGCCATTGCGTACTCGGTCGATGTTGAGAGTGGTGATGAGCTTGAGGGTAATGAGGAGCTTGAGCCTGTGCTTAGGGCTGTGGTTAGGGAGTCGGTTATGTTCGTGCTTAGGCACGGAATGCCCAGGGGCGTTGATGTAATTAGCATAAACTTCCCAAGGACTATTAGTAGGGACATTAAGGTTAAGCTTGTTAGGGCTTCGAAGCTTAAGTTCTCCGAGAAGATCGACGTTAGGGTCGACCCACGTGGAGGTAAGTACTACTGGTTGTTTGGTTCATTGATTGAACCTGAGGAGAATACGGACACCTACGTAGTGCATAGGGAGGGCAATATCGCGCTTACGCCGCTGACCCTGGACATGAATGCCATGGGCCCGCGGCAGGAGGTCGGCATGGACAGCCTCAATAGGCTTGTTAATGCGCTAAATACGGCATTACCGCGCTTCTGAGGTTAAGGGAAATAGAACTTATATAGGTCAGTTTATTGCCGTTGATTTGGTATGAACGGGCATCAAATACTATATTTCGATGAGGTAAAGAGGGGTAATTACGTGGTGTTTGTAAATCACGTACTTGAGCAAATACCGGTGGCCTATAGGGTGGGTGCGGTCGACATAGAGGTGCTCAATAAGTATAGGGATGAGTTGCTTGGCATTGCCGATGAGTTGGGTGAGACCTACTGTACGGCTATGTCGACGACGAATACGGACTTCTTTAAGGGAGGTAATTGTGTGGAATTTGTTAAGCAGTATTGGCGTGATTTCATCACTGGCATTGATAGGAATGAGCATTGGGTCAGCATGGTCATGTACATGCTCAAGCTATTTAGCGCTAATGTGGGTGTAACCGCACTGGTAACCTTGCCAATACAATTGAGTTCATTGGCTGTATCAATAATTAGCGGTGAGAACAAGCCGGTGACTCAGTTGGTGAGTGCCCTTGGAAAGCTCTCAGCGCTGACGACAGCCTTCTATGCAGAGGCACTGGTTCACTTACTGACGGAAAACGTTGGGGTGCCGCTAAGCGCCTACATGATGCTTGCGGGAGGGCTTGTAAATGAGTTACTGAAGGTCTATGGTAATGTCATTGCGTGAAATTTTTAAATACTCAATAAATCCTATGACTGGGTGTCCGTTATTGATTCACGTTTTACTCTGGAGACTCAGTTCGATGTAAAAAGGATTGAGGAGTTTGTTAGGCAGTATTGGCGTGAGGCGAACATTGAGGGTAAGTGGCATGAAGGACCTGCGAATGCCGGCAAGTGGTTTACTTTTCTTGAGGGTCCGCCAACTACTAATGGTTTTCCGCATGTTGGTCATATTAGGGGTAGGACGTATAAGGACGTTGTCCTCAAGTACCATAGGCTACTTGGTTATAGGGTTTGGGCCCAGGGTGGTTGGGATGAGCAGGGGTTGCCCGTGGAGATCGAGGTTGAGAAGAAGCTTGGGCTCAGGACTAAGAAGGATATTGAGAAGGTGGGTTATGAGAAGTTCAGCCTTGAGTGTAACTCACTGGTTGATTACTACCTTGAGAGGTGGAGGGAGATTGGCACGAGAAGGCTTGGCCTATGGCTTGACCTGGAAAGGGCCTATGAGACTAGGAGACCTTACTACATAGAGCATGTTTGGGCCTTCCTAAAGAATGCCTGGAAAAAGGGGCTTTTATTCGAGGATTATAGGGTATTACCATTCTGCCCAAGGTGTGAAACGGCGCTCAGTGATGCTGAGGTTGACCAGGGTTATGAGGATAGGGAGGACCCATCAATATTCGTTAAGTTCCCCGTTGAGGGAGCAAGTAATACCTACTTGGTTATTTGGACGACAACGCCCTGGACCCTTGTTGATAATGAGGCCGTGGCCGTTAATCCCAATTTTAACTACGCATTGGTTAAGGTCAATGTTAATAACACCACGGAGTACCTATGGCTCGCCGAGCCCCTTGTACCCAAGTTGATGGAGAAATTCGGAATTAAGGATTATGAAATTGTTAGGGTTGTTAAGGGTTCAGAATTGGCTGGGACTAGGTATAGGCACATATACATGGAGAGAGTGCCAATACATGCAAGTCACATTGATAAGGCTCATTACGTGGTCTTGGCTGACTTCGTGACCCTTGAGGACGGTACTGGTTTAGTTCACATAGCCCCTGCTCACGGTCCTGAGGACTTTGAGGTAGCTAAGAAGTATGGTTTGCCTGTGACGAATTCCGTGGAAATAAACGGTATATTCAATGAAAACGGCGGTGGATTCCGTGGTAAGTACTGGCTCGACGTGTCCCAAGAAGTCATGGATGATTTAAAGAATAGGGGTTTGCTCCTTCGTCATGAGACCATAGTGCACGCCTACCCACACTGCTGGAGGTGCGGTACACCACTGATCTATAGGTCTGATAGGCAGTGGTTCATTAGGGTGTCCGCATACAGGGATAAGCTGGTTGAGGAGCTTAAGAAGGTGAAGATACATCCCGACTTCCTGAGGGATAGGTTCGATAATTGGGTTGCGAATGCCAGGGATTGGACGATATCGAGAAGTAGGGTTTGGGGTACGCCACTACCTATATGGCGTTGCAAGGATGATCCAGGCAAGGTCTTGGTCATAGGCTCAATGGATGAGTTGAGGAAGTATGCAAAGTTCATACCCAATGTGCCAAGTGAGATGCTTGTTCATAGGCCTTGGGTTGACATGGTAAGGATAGAAACCGAGGACTGCAGGGAGTGGGTTAGGGAACCCTTCGTTGTTGATGTTTGGATGGACAGTGGCGTGGCATGGATAGCCAGTGTTGATGGTCTCAGGAATAAGGAGTTGTTTGATAGGTTGTACCCATATGACTGGGTTACAGAGGCGATAGACCAGACGAGGGGTTGGTTCTACTCATTACTGGTGACCTCGGTGCTATGGATGGGTAGGGCGCCGTATAAGTCCATATTGATCAGTGGCCATGTTGTTGATAAGTATGGACAGAAGATGAGTAAGTCCAAGGGTAATGTGATTTGGGCCGAGGATCTATTCAATAAGTGGGGTGCTGACCCAACGAGACTTTACCTACTGATTAAGTCAGCCCCCTGGGATACAATGTCCGTTGACCCTGATGAAATAGCCGAGACAAGGAGCGTACTATCGATACTGTGGAATGTGGTTAAATTTGCAGATACCTACATGGCGCTCGATAAGTTTGATCCAGCTGTGCATAGACTTGAGGAGTTAATGGGTAGGGGATTGATTGAGGATAGGTGGATGCTCAGTAGGTTCCATAGTAGGTTGCGTAGGTTCATTAGTTATATGAATAACATGGAGTTGCATATGGCGGCTAGGGAATGGGTCAACTTGGTGGTTGATGACTTGAGTCATGGCTATATTAGGTTGATTAGGCGTAGGGTTTGGACTGAGGAGAGTAGGGAGGATAAGTACGTAGCCTATGCAGTGCTGTATAGGGTCATTAAGGGTGCATTGATAATGGGCTCTGCGCTTGTGCCCCATGTAACTGAGTATCTGTGGAATGCTTTCATAAGGAAGTTCGAGAGGGAGGAAGCAATAAGTGTGCATTTAATGTCAATACCGAGGGTAAGCGAGGAGTACATTGATGAGAAGCTAGAGGGTGCCTTCGAACTGTTATTTGCCTTGTTCTCAGACATTGCTGAAATGAGGAATAGGATTAAGGTGAAGTTGAGGTGGCCATTGGCAAGGGCCATGGTTAAGGTTGAGGGAGGAGACCAAGGCATGCTGGGACAGGTAAAGCACTTACTTGAGTACCTGGCTAATGTTAAGGAGGTTCAGTTTGTCGGCGACTTAGGTCAATGCAATGAGAATGAGTATGTTAGGGCTCAGGGTAAGGGTTATGAGATATGTCTTAGTAAGGTAATGGATAAGAGACTGTACTATGAGGCGTTGGCTAGGGAGGTAGTGAGGCGTATACAGACCATGAGGGCCAAGGCAAACCTTAGGGTTGATGAGAGGATTAGGGTTTACGTGAGTACAGGGAGTAACGATTTGCTCACTGCAATAAGTGAGTTTAGGGATTACATAATGAATGAGGTTAGGGCTGTGGATATAGTGAGCAATAGGGCGTCAACCAATGCCCTTACAATGGATTGGGATATTGAAGACATGAGGGTTCAGATAGGGATAGAACGCATACCCTAATGATCATTCAAAACGCCCATATTAACTAAGTGCTTAAGTGCTCTTCTCACGATTCTCCTGATTATTACCCTGCCCTTAAAGGAACCGAACAACTTAATTGCTGCCCTACGAATACTACCCTCATTGATTAATTCCTGGAGTATCCTCCTCTCCTCCTCGTTCATGGGCACGTTATACCTAAGCGCAAACCTGGCAATATCAACTGGGCTAAGCCCAACGGAGTCATCATCCCTATACCCAATCATTCTGGTGACCTCGAGCATTAGTATTGTGACCCAATCGTCATCGGAAACATCGTCGTAAATTCTCCTCAATTCATCAATTAAGACTTGCCTACTCGTAAAACCATCCATAACAGCATCATCATCAGTCAGGTCGGAAATCCTCTTATACGAGACATTCACAATCCTAGCCTTCGCAACCACAGCACCACCACTATGTATAAAGACCTCCCTATACCTAGGCCTAACGATACCCAGCCTAATCGTTGTGAATCTACCGTTGCTGAGTTTATCCAGGTACTTCGACTTAAGCATTAGGTGTCTACCTAGGTAAACGACCCTACGCATTTATGGTGAGTGAGAGAGGAGGTGTTTTAAAAGGGTTTATCCGCGGTATAGCGCGTATGAAGCTTGATGGTGTTGTTAAGTACGCAAATGTCGTCTATGCGGGATTAATGATAGGGTTGGCGGCATACATAGCTATTCTAATAAAGCATGGTTATACCTTTGTTCCAGTATCACCGCAAAATGTCACCAGCGTTTCCCAACTGTTTGCATCAGGTGCCTTGGGTCCATTGGCGCTGGGGTTAATACCCTGGGTGTTGATGGTAATGATAATCGCGACAGTATTTATAGTCCTGCTAAACATGGTTTATGAAAACAGCCTAAAGCCAGTGAGTAGAGAGGTAAAGAGGAAAAGAGAGGAGCCAAAGAGTAAGGGAAAGAATAAGAATAAGTAGGATCCTTATGAACAGGATGATTTTATCCCTAACCTAATTCCGTTTCAGTTAGTCTACGCTTCACTGCCCTATCGAAAACCACCCAGTTCCTATACCACTCCTCATTGGCCTTCTTAAGTTCCGTAAGTATCGCCTTGGTTAGGTCCTTGGCGGTTACCTTATCTACATCCATGAATTGACACTCAACCTTCCTGGCTATCCTCCTGGCCGCGTCTATTGGTGCGCCGGCCTTGAGAATGCTGACCACGATCTTCTCAATTACAAAGTTCTCCTCAGAGCCGTCTCTCTTAATGACCCTGTTAACCATTAACCACTACTAGAGAGCCGCCTAAAATTGCTTTCTCTCGTTGATAGACAATGCATGCTACTACTTCTATGCGCGTCTACTGCTGGATAGTAGGGATTCAAGTCTATTAATATACAGGACCTTCTCAACTTCCTCGTAATTATCATTAACCCTGATCATGCCAAGCCTAATGTGGCTGATTGCATTCTCGTAGTTAAAGGTCCTGGGTATTGATATTACCGCCTTGCCTGTATTATAGTAGATTCTTCGTAGCATACCCAGCGATAGTAGGTAATGGTTCTCATCCTCCAGGGCGATCAATAAGCCTCTCTCCCAATTCATGGGTAGTACCGCCACACTGACACCGCCTAGGCTCCTGGCATGAAACTCCTTGGTGTTGCCTATGGCTATGGCCACGTTACCCCATTGCTCAACATAATACAAAGGCAGGTTGAGGCTCCTCCTGATTAGGCGAAGCATGGATCTATCGTAGGTTAACCCACTGTATAGTGGTAGGTTTATGATTGGTTTCTCCCTGAGGTTTATGCTTAGATCCCTTGATGGCATTAGATACTTACTATAACCCATCTCCCTACGTATCTTCCTATCATCTCTATCCCTAATCCTGGCATTGGGTGATGACGGTATTATAATGGGGTTCTCAACGATCCCGGTCAACTTATTGATTAATTCATCAACTTCATTACCCCGCTTAATAACAACCACGTAATTAGCGTTCACCCTTCTAATGATCTCAAGCTTGAACCCTATGGCCGTTGTATCGGAGATCCATCCATCGGTATTTATTATCACGGTGTCGACACCGTAATTCTGCCTAAGATCATTAACCAACTTAGTGATGGAGTTCAATACGTAATTCCAAACATGCTCTATACTCGTTGTCTTAACAAAGACTGACTTCAAACCCCTTAACTGGGTTAGGTGGGTTATGAGATTGTCTGCAACGGCCGATGAAATCGTGGTTGGCGGCCCAATGTCATTCTGACCTGGGTCTCCATCAATTACACCTACCTTGAGTCCTTCTCTTACGCCCTTATTAACGAGTATCGTGGTTACGGTGGTCTTACCAACATCCATTGCACCAAGCACCACTACTATGGAGTTCCTAAGCGGTATTGCAGCCAAGGCCCTATCCCAAACATCTATAACTTCGTCATCGCCGCTTATTCGTTCGAGGTTACCCTCTGGACCAAGTACGACCTCTATCTTGCCATTACCTAATGACTTTGCTATTATCCTCCTGCCCCTCATTACGGTAAATGCGCTCCCTGGCCCGTATTCAACACCCAATACATACAACTTGCCATCAATTACCTTTATGTTGGCGGGTCCATCAATGCTCAGGAACTCGCTGGGTCCCACTGTGTGTATTTCCACGATGTAATTATTATTTACGTAATTATTTAAGCTTGATTATTCAATGGGTCTCTTCCTAGTATAGTGATAGGTCCCTAAAGTCGTACGGTATTGGCATTCCCTTCTTCTTGAGTTCATCGTATTTACTTGCCAGGAATTCCTCGAGTATTGGGCATCCTTCGTATTTGCCCTCCCTTGGGCACTTGTGGTCTTCCGTATTGAATAGGATGAAGCAGTCACTGGATCTCGTATCGTAATATGGGCACTTCTTGTAGTAGTCCTTCATTGACCTTATTATCCTAATGACCCATCGCTGCTTTGGGTCCTTTATTTCTCGCTTCAGTTCGTATTCATTTAAGTCTTCCTCATCCGAATAACCATACTTCACTAGAATCACCCTCTCGAGTCGA is a genomic window of Vulcanisaeta souniana JCM 11219 containing:
- a CDS encoding ASCH domain-containing protein, which produces MRRVVYLGRHLMLKSKYLDKLSNGRFTTIRLGIVRPRYREVFIHSGGAVVAKARIVNVSYKRISDLTDDDAVMDGFTSRQVLIDELRRIYDDVSDDDWVTILMLEVTRMIGYRDDDSVGLSPVDIARFALRYNVPMNEEERRILQELINEGSIRRAAIKLFGSFKGRVIIRRIVRRALKHLVNMGVLNDH
- a CDS encoding ATP cone domain-containing protein, with translation MVNRVIKRDGSEENFVIEKIVVSILKAGAPIDAARRIARKVECQFMDVDKVTAKDLTKAILTELKKANEEWYRNWVVFDRAVKRRLTETELG
- a CDS encoding Clp1/GlmU family protein — its product is MEIHTVGPSEFLSIDGPANIKVIDGKLYVLGVEYGPGSAFTVMRGRRIIAKSLGNGKIEVVLGPEGNLERISGDDEVIDVWDRALAAIPLRNSIVVVLGAMDVGKTTVTTILVNKGVREGLKVGVIDGDPGQNDIGPPTTISSAVADNLITHLTQLRGLKSVFVKTTSIEHVWNYVLNSITKLVNDLRQNYGVDTVIINTDGWISDTTAIGFKLEIIRRVNANYVVVIKRGNEVDELINKLTGIVENPIIIPSSPNARIRDRDDRKIRREMGYSKYLMPSRDLSINLREKPIINLPLYSGLTYDRSMLRLIRRSLNLPLYYVEQWGNVAIAIGNTKEFHARSLGGVSVAVLPMNWERGLLIALEDENHYLLSLGMLRRIYYNTGKAVISIPRTFNYENAISHIRLGMIRVNDNYEEVEKVLYINRLESLLSSSRRA
- the ileS gene encoding isoleucine--tRNA ligase — encoded protein: MSVIDSRFTLETQFDVKRIEEFVRQYWREANIEGKWHEGPANAGKWFTFLEGPPTTNGFPHVGHIRGRTYKDVVLKYHRLLGYRVWAQGGWDEQGLPVEIEVEKKLGLRTKKDIEKVGYEKFSLECNSLVDYYLERWREIGTRRLGLWLDLERAYETRRPYYIEHVWAFLKNAWKKGLLFEDYRVLPFCPRCETALSDAEVDQGYEDREDPSIFVKFPVEGASNTYLVIWTTTPWTLVDNEAVAVNPNFNYALVKVNVNNTTEYLWLAEPLVPKLMEKFGIKDYEIVRVVKGSELAGTRYRHIYMERVPIHASHIDKAHYVVLADFVTLEDGTGLVHIAPAHGPEDFEVAKKYGLPVTNSVEINGIFNENGGGFRGKYWLDVSQEVMDDLKNRGLLLRHETIVHAYPHCWRCGTPLIYRSDRQWFIRVSAYRDKLVEELKKVKIHPDFLRDRFDNWVANARDWTISRSRVWGTPLPIWRCKDDPGKVLVIGSMDELRKYAKFIPNVPSEMLVHRPWVDMVRIETEDCREWVREPFVVDVWMDSGVAWIASVDGLRNKELFDRLYPYDWVTEAIDQTRGWFYSLLVTSVLWMGRAPYKSILISGHVVDKYGQKMSKSKGNVIWAEDLFNKWGADPTRLYLLIKSAPWDTMSVDPDEIAETRSVLSILWNVVKFADTYMALDKFDPAVHRLEELMGRGLIEDRWMLSRFHSRLRRFISYMNNMELHMAAREWVNLVVDDLSHGYIRLIRRRVWTEESREDKYVAYAVLYRVIKGALIMGSALVPHVTEYLWNAFIRKFEREEAISVHLMSIPRVSEEYIDEKLEGAFELLFALFSDIAEMRNRIKVKLRWPLARAMVKVEGGDQGMLGQVKHLLEYLANVKEVQFVGDLGQCNENEYVRAQGKGYEICLSKVMDKRLYYEALAREVVRRIQTMRAKANLRVDERIRVYVSTGSNDLLTAISEFRDYIMNEVRAVDIVSNRASTNALTMDWDIEDMRVQIGIERIP